A single region of the Verrucomicrobiia bacterium genome encodes:
- a CDS encoding tetratricopeptide repeat protein → MQFYNPKALLLLWVVPVLFALFHFSKSLWISRMKKIGDAETVRKKLIPSYRANHWGVRAFYMVLVFMFSIAALARPQWGEEQKKVQRKGVDMIFLLDTSLSMLAEDVKPSRFQKAKMEIKTLVHTLKGDRIGMVAFAGSGFLQAPLTLDYGAFFLFLDALDVGYIPDPGTSLDRAIMVAVQSFPEQQSKHKAIVLLTDGEDHEGGIDEAIKTAKEKGVRIYSIGLGTEDGEPIPLKDETGKKSGYKKDRAGQVVITKLNRPLLEKISSETGGIYLPATPAEDEIELMLKHMETLGERQFKEKLVAEREDHFQLFLWLALFFLICEMLVSVTRKRPPSASGLVVLLAFFLFCGFLESPGSLNEKGNELFKEKKYQSALEYYRKAQVKAPDDPSILYNLAATLYQLQSYKEAKSALEQAIQKTPDKELKQKSLYNYGNTLYRLGDFDKAIESYKQALELNPNDQDSKYNLEFLQKQKNAFEKQDQDKQKDSKKQDQQQQQQQQQQQQQQQQQQQQQKQDQQQQQQQKPQQQQGDQQSQDQDQKEGDQQQDKKDQQDQQGKGGQEKEDQKNQEQPQDQQDQKQEPQDQGEQQPAKPKEGEGDQNQDQPKPGEQDQQDQQQPQPQPGEEPQEMPQGGQDQQQPAQAQEQGGQQKAPLQGQMKMENALQILDALKEGEKEMQDLRRPPSERKDAPVLKDW, encoded by the coding sequence ATGCAATTCTATAATCCAAAAGCCCTTCTTTTGCTCTGGGTCGTGCCGGTCTTGTTCGCGCTTTTCCACTTTTCGAAGTCCCTGTGGATCAGCCGGATGAAAAAGATCGGGGACGCGGAAACCGTGCGGAAAAAGCTGATTCCGTCTTACCGCGCGAACCACTGGGGCGTCCGCGCTTTTTACATGGTGCTCGTGTTTATGTTTTCGATTGCCGCACTGGCCCGTCCGCAATGGGGAGAGGAGCAGAAGAAGGTCCAACGGAAAGGCGTCGACATGATCTTTCTCCTGGATACGTCGCTCAGCATGCTGGCCGAAGACGTCAAACCCAGCCGGTTTCAGAAGGCGAAGATGGAGATCAAAACGCTCGTGCACACGCTCAAAGGCGACCGCATCGGCATGGTGGCCTTCGCGGGTTCGGGCTTCCTGCAGGCGCCGCTCACGCTCGACTACGGCGCTTTTTTTCTCTTCCTGGACGCTTTGGACGTGGGCTACATTCCGGATCCGGGCACCTCGCTGGACCGCGCCATCATGGTCGCCGTCCAGTCATTTCCGGAGCAGCAAAGCAAGCACAAAGCCATCGTGCTGCTGACCGACGGCGAAGATCATGAAGGCGGGATCGACGAGGCCATCAAGACGGCCAAAGAAAAAGGCGTCCGTATCTATTCCATCGGGCTCGGGACCGAAGACGGAGAACCCATTCCGCTCAAGGACGAAACCGGCAAGAAAAGCGGGTACAAAAAAGACCGCGCCGGCCAGGTCGTCATCACGAAGCTGAACCGGCCGCTCTTGGAAAAGATCAGTTCTGAAACCGGAGGCATTTACCTGCCGGCAACGCCCGCGGAAGACGAGATCGAGCTCATGCTGAAGCACATGGAAACGCTGGGGGAAAGGCAGTTCAAGGAGAAACTCGTCGCTGAAAGGGAAGATCATTTCCAGCTATTTCTCTGGCTGGCGCTTTTCTTTCTCATCTGCGAAATGCTCGTCTCGGTGACGCGGAAAAGGCCGCCTTCCGCGAGCGGCCTGGTCGTTCTTTTGGCCTTTTTCCTGTTCTGCGGATTCCTGGAAAGCCCGGGCAGTCTGAACGAAAAGGGAAACGAGCTCTTCAAGGAAAAGAAATACCAAAGCGCGCTGGAATATTACCGCAAGGCGCAGGTCAAGGCGCCCGATGATCCCAGCATCCTTTATAATCTGGCAGCCACGCTGTACCAGCTGCAATCTTATAAGGAAGCCAAGAGTGCCCTGGAACAGGCGATCCAAAAGACACCGGACAAAGAGCTGAAGCAAAAGAGCCTGTATAATTACGGGAACACGCTTTACCGCCTGGGAGATTTCGACAAGGCCATCGAATCCTACAAGCAGGCGCTCGAGCTCAATCCCAACGACCAGGACTCGAAGTACAATCTGGAATTCCTTCAAAAGCAGAAAAACGCCTTCGAAAAGCAGGACCAGGACAAACAGAAAGACAGCAAGAAGCAGGACCAGCAGCAACAACAGCAACAGCAGCAACAACAACAGCAGCAACAGCAACAACAGCAGCAGCAAAAGCAAGACCAGCAACAGCAGCAACAGCAAAAGCCTCAGCAGCAGCAAGGCGACCAGCAAAGCCAGGACCAGGACCAAAAAGAAGGCGATCAGCAGCAGGACAAGAAAGACCAGCAGGACCAACAAGGCAAAGGCGGCCAGGAAAAAGAAGATCAGAAGAACCAGGAACAGCCCCAGGACCAGCAGGACCAGAAGCAGGAGCCTCAGGATCAGGGCGAGCAGCAGCCGGCCAAGCCCAAGGAAGGCGAAGGCGACCAGAATCAAGATCAGCCCAAGCCGGGTGAACAAGACCAGCAAGACCAGCAGCAGCCCCAGCCTCAGCCCGGCGAAGAGCCCCAGGAAATGCCTCAAGGCGGCCAGGACCAGCAGCAGCCGGCCCAGGCCCAGGAGCAAGGCGGCCAGCAAAAAGCGCCGCTGCAGGGCCAGATGAAGATGGAAAACGCGCTTCAAATTCTCGATGCCTTGAAAGAAGGCGAAAAAGAAATGCAGGATTTGCGGCGGCCGCCGTCCGAGCGCAAAGATGCGCCGGTTCTCAAAGACTGGTAA
- a CDS encoding GatB/YqeY domain-containing protein, with the protein MGLETTIEQDLISAMKAKDADKLMVLRMLKTAIMNSKIQKKKEDLDENEILEVIQKQAKQRQESMDSYKSAGRQDLFAKEEKEYAILKTYLPAQLSDEEIKALVQKAMASTGAKTKADTGRLMKELMPAVKGKADGKRVNEIVSSLLS; encoded by the coding sequence ATGGGCCTGGAAACAACGATTGAGCAGGATTTGATCAGCGCCATGAAAGCCAAAGACGCGGACAAGCTCATGGTTTTGCGCATGCTCAAGACCGCGATCATGAACAGCAAAATCCAGAAGAAAAAAGAAGATCTCGACGAAAACGAAATCCTGGAGGTCATCCAGAAACAGGCCAAGCAGCGCCAGGAAAGCATGGATAGCTATAAAAGCGCCGGCCGCCAGGACCTTTTCGCCAAAGAAGAAAAAGAATACGCCATCCTCAAGACTTATCTGCCGGCTCAGCTGTCAGACGAGGAAATCAAGGCTTTGGTCCAGAAGGCCATGGCTTCGACCGGCGCCAAGACCAAAGCCGACACAGGTCGTTTGATGAAAGAATTGATGCCCGCTGTAAAAGGTAAGGCCGACGGCAAGCGCGTGAACGAGATCGTTTCCAGCCTTCTTAGCTGA
- a CDS encoding glycosyltransferase family 9 protein: protein MKLDRESIQSIILFRALPLGDLLCAVPAMRALRHGFPHASITLAGLPGAREFAERFSDYIDDFVEFPGFPGRNSKLSAAALVSFLNAVQGRRFDLAIQMHGSVSSANALVSEFGAALTAGFFRSGDSSPGKLFIPFPEKDPEIWKLLRLVELLELPLYGDGLEFPITLEDGEAFARLVESEADLAEEYVCIHPGARLPSRRWPGDKFAFVADKIGDLGCKVVFTGIAEEKPLIEAIQTKMRSPSRNLAGKTSLGILAMLLKNAQLLVCNDTGVSHLASALQVPSIVVMLGSDANRWAPLNARLHPALYHPFDCNPCIHAEAVVGLAEEALQRSTGTLQPR, encoded by the coding sequence ATGAAATTAGACCGCGAATCCATCCAGTCGATCATCCTGTTCCGCGCTTTGCCGCTTGGGGACCTGCTTTGTGCGGTCCCGGCCATGAGGGCCTTACGGCACGGCTTTCCCCATGCTTCGATCACGCTGGCAGGGCTTCCCGGCGCAAGGGAATTCGCGGAACGGTTCAGCGACTACATCGACGACTTCGTCGAATTTCCAGGGTTTCCGGGGCGCAATTCCAAGCTGAGTGCCGCGGCGCTCGTTTCTTTTTTGAACGCGGTCCAAGGCCGGCGTTTTGATCTGGCAATCCAGATGCACGGCAGCGTTTCTTCCGCGAACGCGCTCGTGTCGGAGTTTGGCGCGGCTCTTACGGCAGGCTTTTTCCGCTCAGGAGATTCCAGCCCTGGAAAACTCTTCATCCCGTTTCCCGAAAAAGATCCGGAGATCTGGAAACTTTTGAGGCTTGTCGAGCTCCTCGAACTGCCCTTATACGGTGACGGCCTCGAATTCCCGATTACGCTCGAAGACGGCGAAGCCTTCGCCAGGCTTGTCGAATCTGAGGCGGATTTAGCGGAAGAATACGTCTGCATCCATCCGGGAGCCCGGTTGCCCTCGCGGCGCTGGCCTGGGGATAAATTCGCGTTTGTGGCGGATAAAATAGGGGATTTGGGCTGCAAAGTCGTGTTCACGGGAATCGCCGAAGAAAAACCGCTTATTGAGGCCATTCAGACCAAGATGCGCAGCCCCTCACGGAATCTCGCGGGAAAGACATCCCTGGGGATCCTGGCCATGCTGCTGAAAAACGCCCAGCTCCTGGTCTGCAACGACACCGGGGTGTCACATCTGGCTTCGGCCCTGCAAGTGCCCAGCATTGTCGTCATGCTTGGGTCCGATGCCAACCGCTGGGCGCCGCTCAATGCGCGCCTGCATCCCGCGCTTTATCATCCGTTTGATTGCAATCCCTGCATTCATGCGGAAGCGGTAGTGGGCCTGGCCGAAGAAGCCTTGCAGCGCAGCACCGGCACACTTCAGCCGCGTTAA
- the gap gene encoding type I glyceraldehyde-3-phosphate dehydrogenase: MMAVKIGINGFGRIGRLVFRAAAGRKDVQVVAINDLVDVDYLAYMLKYDSTHGKFEGEVKVENGALVVNGQKIRVTAEKVPANLKWGEAGVEYVIESTGFFLTKEAAQGHLDAGAKRVVITAPVKDDTPMFVMGVNHKSYKPEMKVISNASCTTNCLAPVAKVLNDKFGIVEGLMTTVHATTATQKTVDGPSAKDWRGGRGAAQNIIPSSTGAAKAVGKVIPALNGKLTGMAFRVPTPDVSVVDLTCRLEKPASYDEIKKAMKEASEGELKGILGYTEDQVVSNDFLGDSRTSIFDADAGISLNNNFVKVVSWYDNEWGYSNKVVDLVAYTAAVK; the protein is encoded by the coding sequence ATCATGGCAGTAAAGATTGGGATTAACGGTTTCGGCCGCATCGGCCGTCTTGTTTTCCGCGCCGCGGCAGGCCGGAAGGATGTCCAGGTGGTGGCGATCAACGACCTCGTGGACGTGGATTACCTCGCTTACATGCTCAAATACGATTCCACGCACGGCAAATTCGAAGGTGAAGTGAAAGTGGAAAACGGCGCGCTCGTCGTGAATGGCCAGAAGATCCGCGTTACGGCCGAAAAAGTCCCTGCTAACCTCAAGTGGGGCGAAGCCGGCGTGGAATATGTCATCGAATCGACGGGTTTCTTCCTCACAAAGGAAGCGGCCCAGGGCCATCTTGATGCCGGCGCCAAGCGCGTCGTGATCACGGCTCCCGTGAAAGACGATACGCCGATGTTCGTCATGGGCGTGAACCACAAGTCGTATAAGCCCGAAATGAAAGTCATTTCCAATGCTTCCTGCACGACGAACTGTCTGGCCCCCGTCGCCAAGGTGCTGAACGATAAGTTCGGTATCGTCGAAGGCCTGATGACCACCGTGCACGCTACGACGGCCACTCAGAAAACCGTGGACGGTCCTTCCGCGAAAGACTGGCGCGGCGGACGCGGCGCGGCGCAGAACATTATCCCGTCGTCGACGGGCGCGGCCAAAGCAGTCGGCAAGGTGATTCCGGCCCTCAATGGCAAGCTCACAGGCATGGCGTTCCGCGTTCCCACGCCGGACGTTTCTGTCGTCGACCTGACCTGCCGTCTCGAAAAGCCGGCCAGCTACGACGAGATCAAGAAGGCCATGAAAGAAGCGTCGGAAGGGGAGCTGAAAGGCATCCTTGGCTACACCGAAGACCAGGTCGTTTCCAACGATTTCCTGGGGGATTCCCGCACGTCGATCTTTGATGCCGACGCAGGCATTTCGCTCAACAACAACTTCGTCAAGGTTGTTTCCTGGTATGACAACGAATGGGGCTACTCCAACAAAGTCGTCGACCTCGTTGCGTATACGGCCGCGGTAAAGTAA
- a CDS encoding glycosyltransferase has product MKKALHLTTHLNSGGITIYILRLVEALRKNGWDTALASSGGEYVPLFLEKKCVFHELNIKTKSELSPKLVFALPRLVKILREEKYDLIHAHTRVAQVLAACASVLSGVPVVTTCHGFYKRRLGRILFPAWGSRAIAISEPVGKSLAQGFGVPREKIRIVNNGVDVELLDEQYQKLNAAEAKKSFGLDPRDKVVGIVARLVNDKGHEYLIRAAQSLLGRIPDVRLLIVGDGRERMPLERLAVSLDLQKNVHFTGNLTDVPRALAAMDIFAFPATWREGFGLSIVEAMACAKPVIVTNIWALNSLIEDRKTGILVEPKRVDVLAGAIEMLFHDNDLRKAIGEAARRIVIENFNIPRMAREISDVYNEVLTERRKSL; this is encoded by the coding sequence GCTCGCGTCCAGCGGCGGAGAATATGTCCCGCTGTTTCTCGAAAAAAAATGCGTCTTTCATGAACTGAACATCAAGACCAAGAGCGAGCTCAGTCCCAAGCTCGTCTTCGCGCTGCCGCGCCTCGTCAAAATTTTACGCGAGGAAAAATACGATCTCATTCACGCTCACACGCGTGTCGCTCAGGTGCTCGCGGCCTGCGCCTCGGTCCTCAGCGGAGTTCCGGTAGTCACGACCTGCCATGGATTTTACAAAAGACGCCTCGGCCGCATCCTGTTTCCCGCATGGGGATCTCGCGCCATTGCCATCAGCGAACCCGTGGGGAAAAGCCTTGCTCAGGGATTTGGGGTACCGCGCGAAAAAATCCGCATCGTCAACAACGGGGTCGACGTCGAACTGCTCGACGAGCAGTACCAAAAATTAAATGCTGCCGAAGCCAAAAAGAGTTTCGGCCTGGATCCCCGCGATAAGGTCGTGGGCATCGTGGCGCGCCTGGTAAACGACAAAGGACACGAATACCTGATTCGCGCGGCGCAGTCGCTGCTCGGACGCATTCCCGACGTGCGGCTCTTGATCGTCGGGGACGGGCGCGAGCGGATGCCCCTGGAGCGCCTTGCCGTGAGCCTCGATCTCCAAAAAAACGTGCATTTCACGGGCAATTTGACGGACGTGCCGCGGGCGCTTGCCGCCATGGATATTTTCGCGTTTCCGGCCACGTGGCGGGAAGGCTTCGGGCTGAGCATCGTCGAAGCCATGGCCTGCGCCAAGCCCGTCATCGTGACCAACATCTGGGCGCTGAATTCGCTGATCGAAGACCGCAAAACCGGCATCCTGGTCGAGCCCAAGCGTGTGGACGTCCTCGCTGGAGCCATCGAGATGCTCTTTCATGACAATGACTTGAGAAAAGCGATCGGCGAGGCCGCCCGGCGGATCGTCATCGAAAATTTCAACATCCCGCGCATGGCCCGGGAGATCTCGGACGTCTATAACGAGGTCTTGACAGAGAGGCGAAAGTCTCTATAA